Proteins encoded together in one Camelina sativa cultivar DH55 chromosome 9, Cs, whole genome shotgun sequence window:
- the LOC104710764 gene encoding SNF1-related protein kinase catalytic subunit alpha KIN11 gives MDHSSNRFGNNGVESILPNYKLGKTLGIGSFGKVKIAEHVVTGHKVAIKILNRRKIKNMEMEEKVRREIKILRLFMHPHIIRQYEVIETPSDIYVVMEYVKSGELFDYIVEKGRLQEDEARNFFQQIISGVEYCHRNMVVHRDLKPENLLLDSRCNIKIADFGLSNVMRDGHFLKTSCGSPNYAAPEVISGKLYAGPEVDVWSCGVILYALLCGTLPFDDENIPNLFKKIKGGIYTLPSHLSSEARDLIPRMLIVDPVKRITIPEIRQHRWFQTHLPRYLAVSPPDTVEQAKKINEEIIQEVLNLGFDRNQVMESLRNRIQNDATVTYYLLLDNRFRVPSGYLESEFQETTDSGSNPMRTPEAAASPVGHWVPAQVDHYGLGARSQVPVDRKWALGLQSHAHPREIMNEVLKALQELNVCWKKIGHYNMKCRWVPGSADGQNTMVNNQLHFRDESSIIEDDCAMSSPTVIKFELQLYKAREEKYLLDIQRVNGPQFLFLDLCAAFLTELRVI, from the exons ATGGATCATTCATCGAATAGATTTGGCAATAATGGAGTGGAATCGATTTTACCGAATTACAAGCTTGGTAAAACTCTTGGAATTGGATCTTTTGGGAAGGTGAAAATAGCTGAGCATGTTGTCACTGGCCACAAGGTTGCTATTAAAATCCTCAATCGCCGTAAGATCAAGAACATGGAAATGGAAGAGAAAG TGAGAAGGGAGATCAAAATTCTCAGATTGTTTATGCATCCTCATATCATTCGGCAATATGAGGTGATTGAGACACCAAGTGACATTTATGTTGTGATGGAGTATGTCAAGTCCGGAGAACTCTTTGATTATATTGTAGAAAAAGGCAGATTACAAGAGGATGAGGCTCGCAACTTTTTCCAGcag ATAATATCTGGTGTTGAGTATTGCCATCGTAATATGGTTGTCCACAGAGATCTGAAGCCTGAGAATTTACTACTGGATTCGAGGTGCAACATTAAGATTGCAGACTTTGGTCTTAGTAATGTCATGCGGGATGGTCATTTTCTAAAGACAAGCTGTGGAAGCCCCAACTACGCTGCTCCCGAG GTTATATCAGGTAAATTATATGCTGGACCTGAAGTAGATGTATGGAGTTGCGGAGTCATATTGTATGCTCTGTTGTGTGGTACTCTTCCATTTGATGATGAAAACATTCCCAAccttttcaagaaaataaag GGTGGGATTTACACTCTTCCAAGCCATTTATCATCTGAGGCTAGAGACCTGATCCCAAGGATGCTTATAGTTGACCCAGTGAAACGAATCACCATTCCTGAGATCCGCCAACACCGTTGGTTCCAGACTCATCTTCCTCGTTATCTTGCTGTTTCTCCACCAGATACAGTAGAGCAGGCTAAAAAG ATCAATGAGGAGATAATTCAAGAAGTGCTTAACTTGGGATTTGACAGAAACCAGGTCATGGAATCTCTTCGCAACAGAATACAAAACGAT GCCACTGTTACATACTATCTGTTATTGGACAACCGGTTCCGTGTCCCAAGTGGCTATCTTGAATCCGAGTTTCAGGAGACAACA GACAGTGGTTCGAATCCTATGCGCACACCTGAAGCGGCTGCTTCACCTGTAGGCCACTGGGTTCCTGCACAGGTGGACCACTATGGGTTGGGAGCAAGATCACAGGTCCCAGTTGACCGGAAATGGGCTCTTGGACTTCAG TCCCATGCGCATCCTCGTGAAATCATGAACGAAGTTTTGAAAGCTCTTCAAGAACTCAATGTGTGTTGGAAGAAGATTGGGCACTACAACATGAAATGTCGATGGGTTCCTGGTTCTGCTGATGGTCAGAATACTATGGTCAACAATCAGCTGCACTTCAGAGATGAATCCAGCATCATTGAGGATGACTGTGCCATGAGTTCACCCACTGTCATCAAATTTGAACTTCAG CTATACAAAGCTCGCGAAGAGAAGTACTTGCTGGATATCCAGAGAGTTAATGGTCCTCAGTTTCTCTTCCTGGATCTATGCGCTGCCTTTCTGACAGAGCTCCGTGTGATCTGA
- the LOC104710765 gene encoding transmembrane protein 230-like, which yields MASRRNVRYAELPGDEDDEDYGNGVGRRRDFDPRFDYTPKAFDRVPWKSIALAVFLLFLGCLLLLLSFFIFTGHMEGDSSQGYALLVLGILTFLPGFYETRIAYYSWRGAEGYRFAAIPSY from the exons ATGGCGTCGAGGAGAAATGTAAGGTATGCTGAGCTTCcaggagatgaagatgatgaagattatGGAAATGGTGTTGGTAGAAGGAGAGACTTCGATCCTCGTTTCGATTATACACCGAAAGCTTTTGATAGAGTGCCGTGGAAATCTATAGCATTAGCTGTGTTCCTTCTGTTCCTTggttgtttgcttcttcttttgtcgtTTTTCATCTTCACTGGTCACATGGAAGGAGATAGTTCTCAAGGTTATgctcttcttgttcttgggATCCTTACTTTCCTCCCTG GTTTCTACGAGACCAGGATTGCGTACTATTCATGGAGAGGAGCTGAAGGGTATCGCTTCGCAGCCATTCCCTCTTACTGA
- the LOC104710762 gene encoding kxDL motif-containing protein 1-like, with translation MEESIRAASQEVSEEFKTLVKTEDLNSLRHLQHLILGRLQDSNAVLAHYNDFAENCFADVSLEFARNTRLLKSMKADLDYIFLKLRSIKSKILATYPDAFPDDSTSDAFDRRPDLELPQ, from the exons ATGGAAGAGTCCATAAGAGCAGCTTCACAAGAAGTATCTGAAGAATTTAAAACTCTTGTCAAGACAGAAGATCTCAATTCACTCAGACATTTGCAGCATCTCAT attagggaggcTACAAGATAGCAATGCGGTTCTTGCACACTACAATGACTTTGCAGAGAATTGCTTTGCTGATGTATCGTTGGAGTTCGCTAGAAACACCCGTCTTTTGAAATCAATGAAAGCAGACCTCGATTACATTTTCTTGAAACTAAG GAGCATCAAAAGTAAGATTCTTGCTACATATCCAGACGCATTTCCAGATGATTCTACTAGTGATGCATTTGATCGGAGACCTGATCTTGAGTTGCCTCAGTAA
- the LOC104710763 gene encoding non-specific lipid-transfer protein 2-like, whose product MKFTTLVMLVLVIVIQLSPTLIRATTIVEGPNPIEEKLICVVMNVIVPCLLPLTNPLIQPVAHCCQVMVEYKPCLCEFIKGEWSQALFNSPNARKTYKACNIPFPIC is encoded by the coding sequence ATGAAGTTTACAACATTGGTAATGCTCGTACTGGTGATAGTAATCCAACTGTCTCCAACGTTGATCAGAGCCACCACAATAGTTGAAGGTCCGAATCCGATCGAAGAGAAACTGATATGCGTTGTAATGAATGTTATTGTACCATGTTTACTACCCTTAACCAATCCTTTAATCCAACCAGTCGCACATTGCTGTCAAGTAATGGTAGAATACAAACCGTGTTTATGTGAATTCATAAAAGGCGAGTGGTCACAAGCTCTTTTTAATTCTCCAAATGCTCGCAAAACCTACAAAGCTTGTAATATTCCTTTTCCTATTTGTTGA